One stretch of Eubacteriales bacterium DNA includes these proteins:
- a CDS encoding TrkA family potassium uptake protein: MRLFTTKRTVDYIIIIGCGRLGANLANALSSEGGDVLIMDKDKDAFRKLSPSFGGLTVVGDGMEYDVLQKAQIYKASVIVVVTNNDNANVMIAQIAREVFKVKRVISRLYDPEREYIYQELGIDTICPAILSAKEIDKIISKANESVKTMPDCGEEEE, from the coding sequence ATGAGGTTGTTTACAACAAAGAGAACAGTAGATTACATTATCATTATTGGATGCGGTAGATTAGGCGCTAATCTCGCCAATGCACTGTCCAGTGAAGGCGGTGATGTCCTCATTATGGATAAAGACAAGGATGCTTTTCGCAAGCTATCGCCATCCTTCGGAGGGCTTACTGTCGTTGGAGATGGTATGGAATATGATGTTTTGCAGAAGGCCCAGATTTACAAAGCAAGTGTTATTGTCGTTGTCACAAACAATGACAATGCCAATGTCATGATCGCCCAAATTGCACGGGAGGTTTTTAAGGTCAAGCGTGTCATATCCCGTTTGTATGATCCAGAGCGGGAGTATATCTATCAGGAGCTGGGCATTGATACCATATGCCCGGCAATTCTGTCTGCTAAGGAAATAGACAAAATAATCTCCAAAGCAAATGAGTCGGTAAAGACAATGCCTGATTGTGGGGAGGAAGAAGAATGA
- a CDS encoding DUF4118 domain-containing protein, which produces MASNRIRANYNKTIQYILILLCCIAASTGVGWLFRYLNFPKTNIVVVYILSVLLTARFTKGYIYGIVASIIATGTFNYFFTQPYYTFSVNDPTYLITFAIMTLTAIITSTLTSKVKQNALEAEQKEAEASALYRLTNRLTDAKDISDIASIAVNTISDILGCRAACLCFDRDGEPEHNFIQQQDSKRQIHRRVDDAAALKRSMETLRTDYEADHEFYDWPIYGREAILGVLRIPKKTAANMTAMQNRLLHSMLESMALAMDRFRSAQQRAESNEEALKERYRSNLLRAISHDLRTPLSGIMGTAEMLMDMTKRKDERYELAEGIYKDADWLHSLVENILNLTRLQEGRLVLDKQLEAIEEVVGVAVAAIAKRTPGREITVQIPDEVLLVPMDARLIEQTLVNLLDNAVKNTPPDKEISICVKEDKEHAVAVFSVMDFGSGISEVDLPHIFQMFYTRHGRRADAQYGVGLGLAICESIVSAHGGNIKAQNRSDGQGAEFVFTLPMKGESDGEQK; this is translated from the coding sequence ATGGCAAGCAACCGGATTCGTGCGAACTATAATAAAACGATCCAATATATTCTGATTCTTCTTTGTTGTATTGCTGCGTCAACAGGCGTTGGCTGGCTGTTTCGCTACCTCAATTTTCCTAAAACCAATATTGTTGTGGTATATATTTTGTCAGTGCTGCTGACCGCCCGGTTTACAAAAGGGTATATCTACGGCATTGTGGCGTCAATCATTGCGACCGGCACGTTCAATTACTTCTTTACGCAACCATACTATACGTTTTCTGTAAATGATCCGACTTACCTGATCACCTTTGCGATTATGACGCTGACCGCCATTATCACCAGCACGCTGACTTCGAAAGTCAAGCAAAATGCTTTGGAAGCGGAGCAAAAGGAAGCGGAAGCAAGCGCTTTATACCGGCTGACCAATCGGCTGACAGATGCAAAAGATATTTCCGACATTGCAAGCATCGCAGTGAATACCATCAGTGATATATTGGGCTGCCGTGCGGCCTGCCTGTGTTTTGACAGGGATGGGGAGCCGGAGCACAACTTCATTCAGCAGCAGGATTCCAAAAGACAGATTCATCGCAGAGTGGATGATGCCGCCGCGCTTAAGCGCAGTATGGAGACACTGAGGACGGATTATGAGGCAGACCATGAATTTTATGACTGGCCTATTTACGGTAGAGAGGCTATTTTGGGTGTCTTGCGCATTCCAAAAAAAACCGCAGCAAACATGACTGCCATGCAAAATCGCTTATTGCATTCGATGCTCGAAAGCATGGCCTTGGCAATGGACAGGTTTAGAAGCGCCCAGCAGCGCGCCGAGTCCAATGAGGAGGCACTTAAAGAGCGTTATCGCAGTAATCTGCTTCGTGCAATCTCTCACGACCTTCGTACGCCGCTGTCCGGCATCATGGGGACGGCTGAGATGCTGATGGATATGACGAAGCGGAAGGATGAGAGATATGAATTGGCGGAAGGAATATATAAGGATGCCGACTGGCTCCATTCACTTGTGGAGAACATACTGAATCTGACTCGCCTTCAGGAGGGCAGGCTGGTACTAGATAAGCAATTAGAGGCGATTGAAGAGGTCGTCGGTGTGGCCGTCGCAGCCATTGCGAAACGAACACCCGGCCGGGAGATCACCGTGCAGATTCCTGACGAGGTTCTGCTTGTTCCGATGGACGCCCGCCTGATAGAGCAAACGCTCGTCAACCTGCTGGACAATGCCGTAAAGAATACGCCGCCCGATAAAGAAATCAGTATTTGCGTAAAAGAGGATAAGGAACATGCAGTTGCTGTATTTTCGGTAATGGACTTTGGAAGCGGAATATCTGAGGTGGACCTGCCACACATATTTCAGATGTTTTATACCAGACATGGCAGGAGGGCGGATGCACAGTACGGTGTTGGCTTGGGGCTTGCCATCTGCGAGTCGATCGTATCTGCGCACGGTGGCAACATCAAGGCGCAAAACAGGAGCGACGGGCAGGGAGCAGAGTTTGTGTTTACGCTGCCTATGAAGGGAGAGAGCGATGGAGAACAGAAATGA
- a CDS encoding MFS transporter, translated as MIDKTKNKKIRPIFAFVIVMGIVSLFSDMTHEGARSVYGSYLNLLGTSAATIGFVTGFGELLGYSLRLFTGIIADRSKKYWTITFIGYAVNMAAIPALALIPENGWIYACILIVVERIGKAIRQPSKNTLVSFAAKQIGEGKAFAIQEFLDQLGAFLGPVILFLVLFLRKGLSEFNGYVICFAVLGIPAACTLISLYAAKRKYPHPEDFDTTKEDNRKLRLQPTFIIYMIGISLLALGFADFPLITMHLARNSLIQTDYLPLAYSGAMLVDAFAALLFGWLYDRFGLRVLIASSAVSACFSIFVFGMGTLAGTIIGITMWGVGMGAQESVLKSAVTTIVSKNNRSSGFGVFETAFGVFWFIGSWIMGILYDFSPVYLIVFSVATQALSVPIFYLSYRASKKLKTSDDPAQNKEEV; from the coding sequence ATGATTGATAAAACCAAAAACAAAAAAATCCGTCCGATATTCGCTTTCGTTATTGTCATGGGGATCGTTAGCCTTTTTTCAGATATGACGCATGAAGGAGCTCGGAGCGTTTATGGATCTTATTTAAACCTTCTTGGAACTTCTGCTGCGACGATCGGGTTTGTCACCGGTTTTGGTGAATTGCTTGGTTACTCGTTAAGGTTGTTCACCGGAATCATCGCAGACCGTTCCAAAAAATACTGGACGATCACCTTCATCGGATACGCAGTCAATATGGCGGCTATACCGGCATTGGCGCTTATCCCGGAGAACGGATGGATCTATGCGTGCATCCTGATCGTTGTGGAGCGAATTGGCAAAGCCATCCGGCAGCCCTCAAAAAATACGCTCGTCTCGTTCGCGGCAAAACAGATTGGCGAAGGAAAAGCCTTTGCCATACAGGAGTTTCTTGATCAGCTGGGCGCTTTTTTAGGCCCGGTCATCCTGTTCCTTGTCTTGTTTCTGAGGAAAGGGCTGTCCGAGTTTAATGGATATGTCATTTGTTTCGCGGTTCTGGGAATCCCGGCTGCATGTACTCTGATTTCACTATATGCGGCGAAAAGGAAATATCCTCATCCAGAGGATTTTGACACAACAAAAGAGGATAACAGAAAGCTGCGCCTTCAGCCAACATTTATCATCTACATGATCGGCATCAGCTTACTTGCCCTTGGCTTTGCTGATTTCCCGCTGATCACTATGCATCTGGCCCGAAACAGTCTTATCCAGACAGATTATCTGCCTTTGGCCTACTCCGGTGCAATGCTCGTAGACGCTTTTGCAGCCCTTTTGTTCGGCTGGCTGTATGACCGGTTCGGGCTGCGTGTTTTAATCGCCTCCAGCGCCGTATCAGCCTGCTTTTCCATCTTTGTTTTCGGGATGGGCACGCTGGCCGGCACGATCATCGGTATTACAATGTGGGGTGTTGGGATGGGCGCGCAGGAATCAGTTTTAAAGTCCGCCGTCACGACGATCGTATCGAAAAATAACCGCTCGTCCGGTTTTGGCGTATTCGAGACGGCCTTCGGAGTTTTCTGGTTCATCGGCAGTTGGATCATGGGGATACTCTATGATTTTTCTCCGGTTTACCTTATTGTTTTTTCCGTTGCGACTCAGGCGCTTTCCGTTCCAATATTCTATCTCTCATACCGCGCCTCAAAAAAGCTGAAAACCAGCGATGATCCTGCGCAAAATAAAGAAGAAGTCTGA
- a CDS encoding response regulator transcription factor, which produces MENRNEHILIVEDDVQIRNFIGYALKQEGFSYIMVDTAQNALLQLVSGQTDLMLLDLGLPDFDGMEVIRRVREWSEMPIIVVSARDQDKEKAAALDGGADDYLTKPFSATELMARIRVALRHLYKPGTRKAQASISVGGLKIDFDKRLVYLDEQKLHVTPLEYDLLALFFKNIGKVLTTNNILKEIYGVGYGTDTQALRALMAGLRRKIEKSPAKPRYILTEIGVGYRLMDE; this is translated from the coding sequence ATGGAGAACAGAAATGAACATATACTCATTGTCGAAGACGATGTACAAATCCGAAACTTTATTGGTTATGCGCTTAAACAGGAGGGGTTCTCTTACATAATGGTAGACACGGCACAAAATGCGCTTTTACAGCTTGTATCGGGACAAACTGACTTAATGCTGCTCGATCTTGGCCTGCCGGATTTCGACGGTATGGAGGTGATACGCAGGGTTCGTGAGTGGTCTGAAATGCCAATCATCGTTGTTTCTGCACGTGATCAGGATAAAGAAAAAGCGGCGGCGCTCGATGGCGGCGCAGACGATTATCTGACAAAGCCGTTTTCTGCTACAGAACTTATGGCCCGCATTCGTGTGGCGCTGCGACACCTGTATAAACCAGGTACGAGAAAGGCGCAGGCAAGTATTTCCGTAGGAGGATTAAAGATCGACTTTGACAAGCGTCTTGTTTATCTGGATGAACAAAAACTGCATGTCACTCCGTTGGAATATGATCTGCTTGCACTTTTTTTCAAAAATATCGGCAAGGTATTGACGACGAATAATATACTCAAAGAGATTTATGGCGTCGGTTACGGTACGGATACGCAAGCGCTTAGGGCGTTGATGGCCGGACTGCGACGAAAAATAGAGAAATCCCCGGCTAAACCCCGTTACATTTTGACAGAAATCGGTGTTGGCTACAGGCTTATGGACGAATAA
- a CDS encoding NAD-dependent protein deacylase: MKSKNNIEILKNAIKKSNNICVFTGAGISCPSGIPDFRSADGLYSQNGLSKYTPEEMISHSFFVSHPDLFFKFYKSKMIYPDAKPNEAHKFFAQLEQTGKNITVVTQNIDGLHQKAGSTKVAELHGNIHRNYCTKCHKFYDLDYIINSEGIPVCENDRYIVKPDVVLYEEPLDSKVIDLALNYIENADIMIILGTSLSVYPAASFIGYFKGSLLALINKTATAADIQADIAIYDDIVLAVQKLK, encoded by the coding sequence ATGAAAAGTAAGAACAATATTGAAATCTTAAAAAATGCTATAAAAAAGAGCAATAATATATGTGTATTTACAGGTGCTGGAATAAGCTGCCCTTCCGGTATACCGGATTTTCGTTCGGCCGACGGGCTATACAGCCAGAACGGCCTTAGCAAATATACACCTGAAGAGATGATATCCCATTCTTTTTTTGTTTCTCATCCTGATCTGTTTTTTAAATTTTATAAATCTAAAATGATATATCCGGATGCAAAACCTAATGAAGCACATAAATTTTTTGCACAGCTTGAACAAACCGGAAAAAATATTACAGTCGTCACTCAGAATATAGACGGGCTGCATCAGAAGGCCGGAAGTACAAAAGTGGCTGAACTTCACGGCAATATACACAGAAATTATTGTACAAAATGTCATAAATTTTATGATCTTGATTATATAATAAATTCAGAGGGTATACCAGTATGTGAAAACGATAGATATATAGTAAAGCCCGATGTCGTCTTATACGAAGAACCGCTCGACAGTAAGGTAATAGATCTAGCCCTTAATTATATTGAAAACGCCGATATAATGATAATCTTAGGCACATCTCTCTCCGTATATCCTGCTGCATCTTTTATCGGGTATTTCAAAGGAAGTTTGCTGGCTTTGATCAATAAAACAGCCACCGCTGCTGACATTCAGGCTGATATCGCGATATATGATGATATCGTCTTGGCAGTTCAGAAGTTAAAATAG
- a CDS encoding DNA-binding protein, whose protein sequence is MDYVSVQEAAFQWGISECRVQKLCKENRIAGVIRFSRVWAIPKDAENPIDGRTLRGGDEYGKQPDSCEL, encoded by the coding sequence ATGGATTATGTCTCTGTACAGGAAGCGGCGTTCCAATGGGGAATATCAGAGTGCCGCGTTCAAAAGCTCTGCAAAGAAAACAGAATTGCAGGGGTCATTCGTTTCAGCCGCGTTTGGGCGATACCCAAAGATGCGGAGAACCCGATAGATGGACGCACTTTAAGGGGAGGCGATGAGTATGGCAAGCAACCGGATTCGTGCGAACTATAA
- a CDS encoding DNA mismatch repair protein MutS, translated as MFYSILFPTMEQQEQTRREKIPDYFKDLNLDQIFEPILKSRKEFDLGSFFYTSLRDPNAIQYRQEIMKELEDDGLRGLFDDFSQSVYELGRCMKSVQESLSSADSYNNNYLARGRLLDYADRYCIEIKKLVNGLREKTLASEGLRNFVSYITEYTGTVAFTSLQARVKKLRDELGTVEYCMLIKSGTIHVRKYEGQADHSKEILRLFEKFRQGDLKDYRHKLTEVPHAQHVEAAVLRMLSTLYKDIFTDLDDFCVKYFHFVDPTIDQFSREIQFYLSWLNYVQPLRMKGLPFCYPTLCGTAEHLYSRDSFDLAFAHSLRFSGKPVTNDLRLDMPERIIVITGPNQGGKTTFARAFGQLHHLASLGLCVPGSEAKLYLFDNIFTHFGREEDLTTLNGKLQDDLVRLHNLFEKATTQSLIVINEIFASTTLSDAILLGKQMMDAIASLGAPTVCVTFIDELALHGEETVSMMSTVKEDDPAIRTYKIVRKPPDGLAYALHIVKKHGLTYNQLSERLHECNGKQMVE; from the coding sequence ATGTTTTACAGCATACTGTTTCCAACAATGGAACAGCAAGAGCAGACAAGACGGGAAAAGATACCGGATTATTTTAAAGACCTTAATCTTGATCAAATATTTGAGCCTATTTTGAAAAGCAGAAAAGAATTTGATCTGGGCAGTTTTTTCTATACCTCCCTTCGTGATCCGAATGCGATCCAATACCGTCAGGAAATCATGAAGGAACTGGAGGACGATGGGCTGCGCGGCCTTTTTGATGATTTCTCACAATCCGTGTATGAACTTGGAAGGTGTATGAAAAGTGTGCAGGAATCCCTCTCATCCGCAGACAGCTATAACAACAACTATCTGGCAAGAGGACGGCTGCTTGATTACGCGGACAGGTATTGTATTGAAATTAAAAAGCTCGTGAATGGGCTGCGTGAAAAAACGCTTGCTTCGGAAGGGCTAAGAAATTTCGTCAGCTATATTACTGAGTATACCGGTACGGTAGCATTCACCTCTCTCCAAGCCCGTGTAAAAAAACTGCGGGACGAACTTGGAACGGTCGAATACTGCATGCTGATAAAAAGCGGAACAATCCATGTCAGGAAATACGAAGGTCAGGCAGACCACAGCAAAGAGATATTGCGGCTGTTTGAAAAGTTCCGGCAGGGAGACCTCAAGGATTACCGCCACAAGCTGACCGAAGTCCCCCACGCACAGCACGTTGAAGCGGCAGTGCTGAGGATGCTTTCAACCCTGTATAAGGATATCTTTACAGACCTGGACGATTTCTGTGTAAAGTACTTTCATTTCGTAGATCCTACGATTGATCAATTCTCCCGTGAAATCCAGTTTTACCTATCTTGGCTGAACTATGTTCAACCGCTGCGAATGAAGGGGCTGCCGTTCTGTTATCCAACGCTTTGCGGTACAGCCGAGCATTTGTATAGCCGGGACAGTTTTGATCTGGCATTTGCGCATTCACTACGTTTTAGCGGCAAACCGGTAACGAACGATTTAAGGCTAGATATGCCGGAACGGATCATCGTTATAACCGGGCCGAACCAAGGCGGCAAGACAACATTTGCTCGAGCTTTCGGCCAGCTCCACCATCTGGCCAGCCTTGGGCTTTGTGTGCCGGGAAGTGAGGCCAAGCTCTATCTGTTTGATAACATTTTTACCCACTTTGGCCGGGAGGAAGACCTGACCACACTCAACGGCAAGCTGCAGGATGATCTTGTGCGGCTCCATAACCTGTTTGAAAAAGCGACAACTCAAAGCCTCATCGTCATCAATGAGATTTTTGCCTCGACAACGCTGTCGGACGCCATTCTTCTTGGCAAACAGATGATGGATGCTATCGCTAGTCTGGGGGCACCCACTGTTTGCGTAACTTTTATCGATGAGCTTGCCCTGCACGGAGAAGAAACTGTTAGCATGATGAGCACCGTCAAAGAGGATGACCCGGCAATAAGAACTTATAAAATTGTCCGGAAACCACCGGACGGACTTGCATATGCCCTGCATATCGTTAAGAAACACGGCCTGACGTACAATCAACTTTCTGAAAGACTTCATGAATGCAACGGAAAACAGATGGTTGAGTGA
- a CDS encoding NAD-binding protein produces MKKHILLVGGRSKTKSLALSLLKRGYKVTVINDTYEDCMKLAEIDKITVINGDGTKPFILEDASAGDADIVIALTSKDEDNLVICELCKKRFHVGKAVALVSDPKKTEFFYKMGIDSVVCAISAVTSIIEQQTFVEEMANIIPIGEGRIQIAEVLISGNAPVIGKKLWEINLPKEVIIGCILRGDTAMIPRGDTRILAGDELVLISGNGQEIAAIKELTGR; encoded by the coding sequence ATGAAAAAGCATATTTTGCTTGTCGGCGGCAGAAGCAAGACCAAATCCCTTGCGTTGTCGCTTTTGAAAAGAGGTTATAAAGTGACTGTTATTAACGATACCTATGAGGACTGCATGAAGCTGGCTGAGATCGACAAGATAACGGTTATCAATGGGGATGGCACCAAGCCTTTTATTTTGGAGGACGCAAGCGCGGGTGATGCGGATATCGTCATCGCCCTAACATCAAAAGATGAAGATAATCTGGTGATCTGTGAGTTGTGCAAAAAACGGTTTCATGTTGGAAAAGCAGTGGCGCTGGTATCCGATCCCAAGAAAACGGAGTTTTTTTATAAGATGGGTATAGACAGTGTTGTATGCGCAATTTCCGCCGTGACGAGCATCATAGAACAACAGACATTTGTGGAGGAAATGGCAAACATTATTCCTATCGGTGAAGGGCGCATTCAGATCGCAGAAGTTCTTATTTCCGGCAACGCGCCTGTCATCGGTAAAAAGCTTTGGGAAATTAATCTGCCAAAGGAGGTCATCATCGGTTGCATACTTCGGGGCGATACGGCCATGATACCCCGCGGCGACACAAGAATACTGGCTGGAGATGAGCTGGTACTGATATCAGGCAATGGGCAGGAGATTGCGGCTATAAAGGAATTGACGGGACGGTAA
- a CDS encoding TrkH family potassium uptake protein, whose product MKRRFSDCSSYGKLMLLVGALVAVPLFVLPFYPEDSSYALAFAMPSLGSLILGTMICLIGKHDADSSFLGWGRQTSMRHSSLAVLFAWGWGFLVGAVPFIIGGQLTILQALFESVSGWTTTGLSVMDVSATPHIFLLHRSFMQFCGGLGFVMMMVMFVLGKHSMNLYNAEGHPDKLMPNLKKTAQAIFFMYNGFLVVGIAAYRIAGMKLFDAFLHTMCALSTGGFSTRLNSIGEYNRLSIEIITIVLMLIGTTNFAVLLLLAKRKWHQIVRVSEIRFMFLLLAIFVPLTVISLTASLGMNIGEGLRMASFNVVSALSTTGYSTMSYTSWPPFALGVLILMMLIGGGIGSTAGGMKMSRIYLILRLALLNIRKRLSPSRKTEAPYYVKAQGRTPIDHEVASDTTGFVVCYIGLFIFGALLITVTAGCSLIEGMFEFASALGTVGLSIGITGPSASAGTLIVEIFGMILGRLEIFIVLIAIYSGISAIRQRVIRINRWGKNE is encoded by the coding sequence ATGAAACGTAGGTTTTCCGATTGTTCAAGCTATGGAAAGCTTATGCTCCTTGTCGGAGCACTTGTTGCTGTGCCGTTGTTCGTTTTGCCCTTTTATCCGGAGGACAGCAGTTATGCACTGGCCTTTGCCATGCCCTCGCTTGGCTCCCTCATTTTGGGGACGATGATTTGCCTGATTGGGAAACACGATGCTGATAGCAGCTTTTTGGGGTGGGGACGGCAAACGTCTATGCGGCACAGCAGCTTGGCGGTGCTTTTTGCATGGGGATGGGGCTTTTTAGTGGGTGCTGTTCCGTTCATCATCGGCGGCCAGCTTACAATCCTTCAAGCCCTGTTTGAATCTGTCAGCGGCTGGACAACCACCGGATTATCCGTCATGGACGTATCGGCAACGCCGCATATCTTCCTGCTGCACAGGAGCTTTATGCAATTCTGCGGCGGCCTTGGCTTTGTCATGATGATGGTCATGTTTGTTCTGGGGAAACATTCCATGAATCTGTATAACGCCGAGGGACACCCCGATAAGCTTATGCCAAATCTGAAAAAAACCGCGCAAGCAATTTTTTTTATGTACAACGGTTTTCTTGTTGTCGGCATTGCTGCTTACCGGATTGCCGGGATGAAGTTGTTTGACGCCTTCCTTCATACGATGTGTGCGCTGTCTACCGGTGGGTTCTCAACGAGGCTGAACAGCATTGGGGAATATAACAGGCTTTCAATTGAGATCATCACCATCGTGCTGATGCTGATTGGTACAACGAATTTTGCCGTGCTACTTTTGCTTGCCAAGCGGAAATGGCACCAGATTGTTCGTGTGAGCGAGATCAGATTTATGTTTTTGCTGCTTGCTATTTTCGTTCCACTGACGGTTATATCACTTACTGCCAGCCTAGGAATGAACATTGGCGAGGGTCTACGCATGGCGTCATTTAACGTGGTGTCGGCGCTATCCACGACCGGCTATTCCACGATGAGTTATACGTCATGGCCGCCATTTGCATTGGGTGTCCTCATTCTGATGATGTTGATTGGAGGTGGGATCGGCTCAACAGCAGGCGGCATGAAAATGTCCCGGATCTATCTTATACTTCGGTTGGCGCTTTTGAACATACGCAAACGGTTATCTCCATCACGGAAGACAGAGGCGCCCTATTATGTTAAAGCGCAGGGTAGGACGCCTATTGATCATGAGGTGGCATCGGACACTACGGGTTTTGTCGTTTGCTATATTGGCCTGTTCATTTTTGGTGCGCTGCTGATAACCGTCACCGCCGGTTGCAGCCTGATAGAAGGAATGTTTGAATTTGCCTCCGCCCTAGGCACAGTGGGGCTTTCAATTGGCATAACCGGACCATCTGCCAGCGCAGGAACCTTAATTGTTGAAATCTTCGGTATGATTTTAGGCCGGCTTGAAATCTTTATTGTACTGATCGCCATATATTCAGGTATTAGTGCGATCAGGCAACGTGTCATCCGTATCAACAGGTGGGGGAAGAATGAATGA
- a CDS encoding DNA mismatch repair protein MutS, whose translation MKANLMFKNMDFNIKAEPCFGKDTLTADLELSHIISTMAQGDSTIKEACSTALLCPLHTMREIRYRQDILQDCIQNPQIVRRLYDLTIETMKRKRASWSWVSVSSYLSSNFSSAVNLLKIYTEMLLELRNTAGEHRQSFKSTGFTNFINMLHKELDDAYFSEISSHLKELKDYDGIVVSARLGNYNQGINYVLRRKQRKRFLRRWYFAPSFTIAPRDESGSSDLAKRRDRAINESTNALAQSADHIESFFVMLQGELAFYVGCLNLYDKLKALNMPVCIPELLPGDSENRSYDTLYDVSLVLTKNDAVVGNEISVKEKKLFIITGANQGGKSTCLRSIGQAQLMMQCGMFVGAVSFQAPIRYGIFTHFKKEEDMAMTSGKLDEELVRMNEIADHLIQGSLMLFNESFAATNEREGSEICRQITQALIDNGIEVISVTHLYTYAAAFVDTSGVQYLRAQRLENGERTFKVIPGMPLQTAFGADLYKSIFGKEAV comes from the coding sequence TTGAAAGCGAATTTGATGTTTAAAAATATGGATTTTAATATAAAAGCCGAGCCCTGCTTCGGGAAGGATACCCTGACCGCCGATTTGGAGCTTTCACATATTATTTCAACAATGGCGCAGGGTGACTCGACAATCAAAGAAGCATGCAGCACCGCCCTGCTGTGTCCGCTGCACACCATGCGTGAAATACGCTATCGTCAGGATATATTGCAGGATTGCATCCAAAATCCACAAATCGTAAGAAGGCTTTATGACCTTACGATTGAGACGATGAAGCGGAAACGGGCTTCATGGTCGTGGGTTTCAGTATCATCCTATTTATCCAGCAATTTTTCCAGCGCCGTTAATCTGTTAAAGATATATACCGAAATGCTGCTGGAGCTACGCAATACAGCCGGGGAGCATAGACAGAGCTTCAAGTCTACGGGTTTTACAAATTTCATCAATATGCTGCATAAGGAGCTTGACGATGCCTATTTCTCGGAGATCAGCTCTCATTTAAAGGAACTTAAAGATTATGATGGCATCGTGGTCAGTGCAAGGCTCGGCAATTACAATCAGGGTATCAATTACGTCCTTCGCCGCAAGCAAAGGAAGCGTTTCTTACGTCGCTGGTATTTCGCGCCATCCTTTACTATTGCGCCTCGTGATGAGAGCGGATCCTCCGACCTAGCTAAAAGACGGGACCGGGCCATAAACGAAAGCACAAACGCGCTGGCACAGTCGGCGGATCATATTGAAAGTTTCTTCGTTATGCTGCAGGGGGAACTGGCCTTCTATGTGGGTTGCCTCAACCTGTATGATAAGCTCAAGGCACTTAACATGCCTGTCTGTATTCCGGAACTGCTGCCGGGTGACTCTGAGAACCGGTCGTATGACACCTTATACGATGTGAGCCTTGTCCTGACGAAAAACGATGCCGTCGTTGGCAATGAGATCAGCGTGAAAGAAAAAAAGCTTTTTATTATCACGGGAGCGAATCAGGGCGGAAAATCCACATGCCTTAGAAGCATTGGACAGGCGCAGCTTATGATGCAATGCGGGATGTTTGTGGGCGCTGTCAGTTTCCAAGCGCCAATACGATATGGTATCTTTACGCATTTTAAAAAAGAAGAGGATATGGCCATGACTAGCGGGAAACTGGACGAAGAACTTGTCCGCATGAATGAGATTGCCGATCATTTAATACAGGGCTCGCTCATGCTGTTCAATGAATCATTCGCGGCCACCAACGAACGGGAAGGTTCGGAGATATGCCGCCAGATCACGCAGGCACTGATCGATAACGGTATAGAGGTCATATCCGTGACACACCTGTACACTTATGCAGCCGCTTTTGTGGATACTTCGGGGGTACAGTATCTAAGGGCGCAGCGGCTGGAAAATGGAGAACGTACCTTCAAGGTAATTCCCGGTATGCCCCTGCAAACAGCTTTTGGAGCGGATTTGTACAAAAGCATATTCGGAAAGGAAGCGGTATAA